A stretch of DNA from Malus sylvestris chromosome 9, drMalSylv7.2, whole genome shotgun sequence:
CGAAGCGATAAGAGCATTTACTCATGTATTTGATGTTCTTTGTTCGATCCCGCACTCCCAATATCACTTGTATCAAGAAAGACATGACTAAGAATCAAAATCGAACCTCGGCAACTTCGAATGGATGCCACATCTTATCTCTGCATCTTCTTcagtttgaagaaagaaaaaaaaaacccaacaacctGTGAGTAAAACAGAGTTAGTGTTCACAATAGAAAACAGCTCTTAACCACATATAACAGTGGGCCAAGCAACTCTAGCACAAAAACACAGCCCAACCCAACTTACAGTTAGACCCAAGCAGCTTTTTAAGGCCCATTAACCAGTAAAGCTGCCTACCCGTGCTACGTTGTTATGCCCTTTATTCGTTAATTGCATTTTACATCACAAAGTTTAGACGTCATTACCAAAATGGGTCACAAGATTTCAATTTCCGTATATTACACAACGGGATTTCAAAGTTGTACCAATTTAACCTCTCTTTAAGTTTCACATTCTAATTAGACGTTACAAAGTGGTTTAATTGGTGCAATTCGAAAATTAATATTATGGacttttaacgaaacactcccggtactgttcacttttaatgaaaaattaaatttttaccattttctggtactattcactacatctttatttgtcatttttcactaaaattaaagttattttgacattttcattagtttttctttaatatTAATGGTATTAATTTGCGAAAATTGAAATCTCAAAACCTAATTTACAAATGGCTTCAAAAGTTTTGGTGTAAAATGCAATTAACCCCTTTTTTTGTACCAGTGAATGCATTTTTTCTCTGCAGTCGGTATAGGCAAAGCGTGGCGAACCTTAACCCTCTAGTTTATGCGAAGCCTGAAGGAGGAGGACCTGAGACAGACACACGCAGCAGCAAATCGCAAGTCAAGGAATCCAATTCCCCATTTCCTCAATTTGCCCAAATTTCGTCTTCCTTATCGAAAAATTATAGTTTCTGCAGGTTGCTGTAGATTTTGATTCAATTGGGTGTTACAGATTAAATATGCATCCTCCATTGACGCTACACAAGCACCCCATGTGTGCACAAGTGAGTTCTCCCTCccttttgctttgcttctttttctctttattttttatcaaattattTATATGATTTCGGGATTGGATCGTCTCTGTTTGTGTAGTTTGAGAGTCATGTGATTCACTGCCTGAATTGCTTCGGTGTCTCATAGATTGTATTCAACTTAATGGGAAACTGAACCTGTAACTAGTTGCGTCTGTCTGTGCCAAATTGCCAGTacaattataaacaaaaaaagcatttgaagtgttttttggAAGATATGCTTCTAAGCACAAGTGTTTTTTGAAAAAGCATTTTCAAACAGGTAGTTTAAGAGCTCGTTTAGAAGTAactttaaaatgactaaaagcgttTTTGATAAAAATGTTTTTCGAATCAATCCATAGTAAAAATGCAATTGAATCCTGGAAAAACGCTTTCtataagaagcacataactagtCATTCTTGCAAAAAACACTTCAATTGCTTTtttgaacccaaaaacatttcctctaaaagcgctttcggttatttttaaagcacttccaaacgaacCTAATTCATAGGAGGCTTGCCAGTTTGTAGCCCAGCTAATGTTTGATTTCAAATGGAGAAAAATTGACAACTTATAGACAAGAGTTGTGTAACctaattcattcattatatAAACACGTATGGAGCTACACATACGCAACCAAATAGATGAGTTATGTATCAGGATTTGTACAGCCAGTTCTGTTATAGCTGGATACAGTTTGGGGTTACAATTTATGAGGTTAAGGGAAGATGGTTTTGATCAAACATCTCTTGTAAATCTGCCAAGAAAAGTCATGAAAGTTGTTATCTTGACACGCAAACTACCGTCAAGACTCCTATTTTGAGGTCTTAGATGGTTTCTGGTGTAGGAAGTTTCAGTTTTTGCTATTCAAGTTATGAAATTAAGCAGCAAGTtgatgtatttattttatttctctttgtGTGCGGGTGTAGATCATCGAGGAGTTTCAGAAGTGTCATGTGGATCATCCTATTGCAAAATTCTTTGGTGAATGTACAGACCTCAAAATACAGCTCGACCGTTGTTTCCGACAGGAAGTAAGTCTTAGTTATCCGAGtctttttatttcaaaaatagAAACCGATAATTGTCGTAGAGTCTTGTTAATTATTTTGGGGTTTGGGGTAATAGTTTTGGAATTACTGCAACAGAAAGCTGTGAAGAGGAAGGCAAACTTTGAAGAGAGTAAAAAACTCAAGGAAAGGCTACAAACTTTGAGGAAGGAAACTGCTGAGATAACCACTGAGAGTTCTGTACAAGCTTAATAGCAAACCGAGGCATTCTTTCAGCGACGGAAATAAGGCGCAATATCAGGTATACTTCCACAGATTACGTTGCTTCCACGACATTGATGTGTAAGAGAATGTTTCAGAATAATTTGGAAGTTTGAGGAATATTATCTGTCGAAAATAGAAGTATGATTCATTATCAGTCATAGTTTCGATGGAACTGTGTTATATGTTGAATAATACATGAGCAGCTTCTTTAAATTGCAAATCTTTGTCCTCTTGAGATATGTATGCTAAATcgtaattagaagtttaatctACGTTACTAGGGAAAACTTTGGCGAATGGCATCGCTTGAATTTCAATCCA
This window harbors:
- the LOC126582292 gene encoding uncharacterized protein LOC126582292, translated to MHPPLTLHKHPMCAQIIEEFQKCHVDHPIAKFFGECTDLKIQLDRCFRQEKAVKRKANFEESKKLKERLQTLRKETAEITTESSVQA